In the genome of Dromiciops gliroides isolate mDroGli1 chromosome 1, mDroGli1.pri, whole genome shotgun sequence, the window cttgatacttactagctatgtgaccctgggcaagtcacttaacccccattgccccgccaaaaaaaaaaaaagagttatgagaattgttttttgttttttcacaaaCAAGTTCATGGATAGCCAGTCCTAAGCCCCTTTATAACTAGCTGCTGAGATGAAGTTTCAGCTGCAAATCTCATGATCTCATGGACTGAGTCCACAACCTTGGTCTCAATCCCTAGCAAGCTAACCATCACAAGGTGACTTACACCTCTGTTTTCCCCTCTTCAGTGGGCACTGCTGCCCATGGCGTCAGCCCCCGAGCAGTATGGCAGTTCCGAAAAATGATCCAGTGTGTGATTCCTGGAAGTAAGCCCCTGCTAGAATACAATGATTACGGTTGTTATTGTGGCCTTGGAGGGAAAGGCACCCCTGTGGATGAACTTGACCGGTGAGTAaccaagggaagaaagagggtgGATGATGGACTATAGGCCTTGAGAGGCCTTGGAGTCAATTTAGTTCTGTCGAAAGTTAgaatcagcagctaggtggcgcagtggatagaacaccggccctggattcaggaggacctgagttcaagtcccacctcagacccttgacacttaatagctgtgtgaccctgggcaaatcacttaaccccaattgcctcaccaaaaaaaaaaaaaaagagttttaaaggggcagttaggtggcccagtggatagagcactggccctggagtcaggagtacctgagttcaaatccagcctcagacacttaacacttactagctgtgtgaccctgggcatgtcacttaaccccattacctcactaaaaaaaaaaaaagttagtgtcACAGGCTGAACTAATGTGAccttgggtcccttccagctctaagattttgtcatttttttaaaaatacctgctCAGACAGAGTGGTGGGATAGCTAAAGGATtgatcttggagtcaggcagatctgggttcaaatcccttctcagacaattactagctactGGTCAATCACTTAAACCttcctctacctcagtttcctcatagataAAATCAAGACTAGGGTAGGACCAATCTGAGAGGTTCATTACCAGGTTGGCCCCTAGGGAAAGAGTAGACCAATCCACCAATCATTCAATGGACAAGTTGTGAAGAAGTTTGCATTCTAGCAGAGGGGAGAGTTGACCCTCAAGTGCTGGCTCCCCAACTCTGGTCTCCCCAACAACACTGATCCCTAGGTCACCCCAACACGGGAGAATTGTCCCCTTCctgatgggttttgtttgtttgtttgttttgtggagggttttttgtggggttttttgcggggcaatgagggttaagtgacttgcccaaggtcacacagctagtaagtgtcaagtgtctgaggtcggagaGTTGGTTGGCCACCTGGAGAGTCAGAGCCCTGGATGGGCAAAGCTGGGGGGGGGCGGTTGGCAAATTCAGCTTTTAGCTGCAGAGGAAATAAAGAatctgggtggggtggggggaagctgaGTCTGGAGAAATTGTCCTTCCAGGCTCCTGGGGCCTCAGAGGCTGGGGTGAGGGCCTGGGGGAAAGTGGCCACCTGGGCTGTGGCACCTCCAGCTCACACCTGTGGCTCCTGGCTGGGCACTGATTATTGTCCTTCCCCTTCAGGTGCTGCCAGGTGCATGACCAGTGCTACACAGATGCCAAGAAACTTTCCAGCTGCAAGTTTATCCTGGACAACCCCTACACTGAGCTTTATTCCTACAGCTGTTCTGGCAATGTGATCACCTGCAAAAGTAGGTGCACCCCAAGCCTCGCCGTACCCTTGAGGGCCTAGAGGCCTTCCAGGAGTGGAAAAGTTTCATCTCCCAAATTTAGGGTGTGAAAATTTGGTGTCCTTGatggcccctcccagctctgacattccctgttctaaggcccctcccagctctgacattccctgttctaaggcccctcccagctctgacattccctgttctaaggtccctcccagctctgacattccctgttctaaggcccctcccaggtctgacattccctgttctaaggtccctcccagctctgacattccctgttctaaggcccctcccaggtctgacattccctgttctaaggcccctcccagctctgacattccctgttctaaggcccctcccagctctgacattccctgttctaaggcccctcccagctctgacattccctgttctaaggtccctttcagctctgacattccctgttctaaggtccctttcagctctgacattccctgttctaaggtccctcccagctctgacattccctgttctaaggcccctcccagctctgacattccctgttctaaggcccctcccagctctgacagcccttgttctaaagcccctcccagctctgacattccctgttctaaggtccctttcagcataACAAGTGGATTTCATACATCAATTATGTTCTTAGCGCATAAAGC includes:
- the PLA2G1B gene encoding LOW QUALITY PROTEIN: phospholipase A2 (The sequence of the model RefSeq protein was modified relative to this genomic sequence to represent the inferred CDS: inserted 1 base in 1 codon), with translation MISWTESTTLVSIPSKLTITRXTYTSVFPSSVGTAAHGVSPRAVWQFRKMIQCVIPGSKPLLEYNDYGCYCGLGGKGTPVDELDRCCQVHDQCYTDAKKLSSCKFILDNPYTELYSYSCSGNVITCKSKNNECEAFICNCDRNAANCFAKAPYNEEHKNLDTKKYCKSS